A window from Herbaspirillum sp. meg3 encodes these proteins:
- a CDS encoding FAD-binding oxidoreductase, which yields MLNHHSSSSAAETSVDFLIVGAGIAGASIAYWLAPHGSVILLERESQPGYHSTGRSAAAYMESYGPPQVRALTCASRAFFDHPPVGFSEHPLLTPRGAMFIARPDQLAQLDAHEALVRSVSDKVQRLSADEACLLVPVLRREEIGGAVYEADASDIDVHSLHQGFLRGARNSGARIVCDADVQGLAYGEGRWQMSTSQGKFYAPVVVNAAGAWADVIGKMAGAMPIGLVPKRRSAFTFAVDAAYRSDAWPMFMSVDESFYIKPDAGLLLGSPANADPVEPHDVQAEELDIAIAIDHIQTATTLSIRRPSHVWAGLRSFVEDGSFVGGFDDRLPGFFWAAGQGGYGIQSAPAAGEAYAALARGLPVPAHIATFGVKADALSCTRLR from the coding sequence ATGTTAAATCACCATTCATCGTCTTCTGCTGCCGAGACATCAGTAGATTTTCTGATCGTCGGTGCCGGCATTGCCGGTGCCTCGATTGCGTACTGGCTGGCGCCGCACGGCAGTGTGATCCTGCTGGAACGGGAATCTCAGCCCGGGTATCACAGCACCGGGCGTTCCGCTGCGGCCTATATGGAAAGTTACGGTCCACCGCAAGTACGGGCGTTGACTTGCGCCAGTCGTGCATTTTTCGACCACCCTCCAGTGGGATTTTCTGAACATCCGCTGCTGACGCCACGCGGTGCAATGTTTATCGCGCGGCCGGATCAACTGGCACAACTCGATGCCCATGAAGCGCTGGTGCGTTCCGTATCAGACAAGGTGCAGCGGCTGAGCGCCGATGAGGCATGCCTGCTCGTTCCGGTCTTACGTCGCGAAGAGATCGGCGGCGCCGTATATGAAGCAGATGCATCGGACATCGACGTTCATAGTTTGCACCAAGGCTTCCTGCGCGGCGCGCGGAACTCTGGCGCACGTATCGTGTGCGACGCCGATGTGCAGGGGCTTGCATACGGAGAAGGCCGTTGGCAGATGTCAACATCGCAAGGAAAGTTCTATGCGCCAGTGGTGGTCAACGCTGCCGGTGCATGGGCCGACGTCATCGGGAAAATGGCCGGCGCCATGCCGATCGGGTTAGTACCCAAACGCCGCTCGGCATTTACCTTCGCTGTAGACGCTGCATACCGTAGCGATGCGTGGCCAATGTTCATGAGCGTCGACGAATCGTTCTATATCAAGCCTGACGCCGGTTTGTTACTGGGCTCTCCAGCCAATGCCGATCCGGTCGAGCCGCACGATGTACAGGCGGAAGAGCTGGATATAGCCATCGCCATCGACCACATTCAGACCGCCACCACGCTGTCTATCCGCAGGCCCTCGCACGTCTGGGCAGGCTTGCGTTCTTTCGTCGAGGATGGCAGTTTTGTCGGTGGGTTCGATGACCGGCTGCCAGGTTTTTTCTGGGCGGCAGGGCAAGGCGGGTACGGTATCCAGTCCGCTCCCGCCGCCGGCGAAGCTTATGCGGCATTGGCTCGGGGCTTGCCTGTGCCAGCGCATATTGCAACATTCGGCGTCAAGGCAGACGCATTGAGTTGCACTCGTCTTCGCTGA
- a CDS encoding amidase, whose amino-acid sequence MPDPNIVEESAVRLRALIGAKQLSPVELLDACIARIEDLNPRINAVTATCFERARREARHAEQAVMEGRPLGLLHGLPIGIKDLEETEGLLTTYGSAIYRNNVPTRDNVLVARLRRAGAIVTGKTNVPEMGAGANSRNTVWGATGNPFNPLLNAGGSSGGSAAALASDLLPLCSGSDTGGSLRIPAAKCGVVGFRPSPGLVPSERKLLGWTPISVVGPMGRDVADTVLQLRASAGMDITDPLSYPLGEDPFATLPNVDLSQLRIGYTDDFGICEVDNDIRQVFRNKIAAISPHVKVCEEISVEMGEAHRCFDVIRAESFFAGFEAAYRRDPSSLGPNTRANYELGAAMTLADSAWAQGEQTRIFRRFQTLFTKFDLILSPTTPVSPFPWSELYLKQINGIALENYYRWLALTYVVTLATNPSISLPCGLDHMRMPFGLQVTGAFRADRHLLGCAAALESLFNSTEELRRPRPNLQQLRRSKVDLKSIVTHPPQDVHGQPDMAVAPAV is encoded by the coding sequence ATGCCGGATCCAAACATCGTAGAAGAAAGTGCAGTCCGCCTGCGTGCACTGATTGGTGCGAAGCAGCTTTCGCCCGTCGAATTATTGGACGCCTGCATCGCCCGTATCGAAGATCTCAATCCTCGTATCAACGCCGTCACGGCAACCTGCTTCGAGCGCGCCCGGCGTGAAGCTCGCCATGCAGAGCAGGCCGTCATGGAAGGCAGGCCATTGGGGCTGCTGCACGGCTTGCCGATCGGCATCAAGGATCTGGAAGAAACCGAAGGCTTGCTGACCACCTACGGCTCGGCCATATACCGCAACAATGTACCTACGCGCGACAACGTGTTGGTGGCCCGATTGCGCCGTGCGGGCGCCATCGTCACCGGCAAGACTAACGTGCCCGAAATGGGCGCAGGCGCCAACAGTCGAAATACAGTCTGGGGAGCGACCGGCAATCCATTTAATCCGCTTCTCAATGCCGGTGGTTCTTCGGGGGGCTCGGCAGCGGCGCTGGCTAGCGACCTGCTGCCACTTTGCAGCGGTTCCGATACCGGCGGGTCGTTGCGTATTCCGGCGGCCAAATGCGGTGTGGTAGGTTTTCGGCCCTCGCCAGGGCTGGTGCCGAGTGAGCGAAAACTGCTGGGCTGGACGCCGATCTCGGTCGTCGGCCCAATGGGACGCGACGTGGCAGACACCGTCTTGCAACTGCGTGCAAGCGCCGGCATGGATATTACAGACCCCCTGAGTTACCCGCTGGGAGAGGATCCCTTTGCGACCTTGCCGAATGTTGATCTGTCACAACTACGCATCGGCTACACCGACGACTTCGGCATCTGCGAAGTTGACAACGACATCCGCCAAGTCTTTCGCAACAAAATCGCCGCCATCAGCCCTCACGTGAAAGTATGTGAAGAGATTAGCGTGGAGATGGGCGAAGCCCATCGCTGCTTCGACGTGATTCGCGCAGAGAGTTTTTTTGCGGGGTTTGAAGCCGCCTATCGCCGTGATCCGTCGTCACTAGGACCCAACACGCGCGCCAACTATGAATTGGGAGCTGCCATGACGCTGGCCGACAGCGCGTGGGCACAAGGCGAACAAACGCGCATTTTCCGGCGCTTTCAAACGCTGTTCACCAAGTTTGACCTGATCTTGTCGCCGACCACGCCCGTGTCGCCTTTTCCCTGGAGCGAACTGTATCTGAAACAGATCAATGGCATAGCGCTGGAAAATTATTATCGCTGGCTGGCGTTGACCTACGTCGTGACGCTGGCGACCAATCCCTCGATCTCTCTGCCGTGCGGCCTGGATCACATGCGGATGCCATTCGGACTGCAGGTGACGGGAGCCTTTCGGGCTGATCGTCATCTACTTGGATGTGCAGCTGCACTGGAGTCTTTATTCAATAGCACCGAAGAACTACGTCGGCCGCGACCGAACTTGCAGCAGCTCCGACGTAGCAAAGTTGATTTGAAATCCATCGTGACCCATCCGCCACAGGATGTGCACGGGCAACCGGACATGGCTGTCGCCCCCGCTGTCTGA
- a CDS encoding MFS transporter, whose product MKVATGTGAYKYVVLSLLYLGWCVSYIDRAAITFAATYIASEFQLKPSDLGILLSSFFLGYSLLQLPGGWLADRFGSRPVIVISILMWSVFTAFTGLAWSISSLVVIRFVFGLGEGAFPAASVKGVAETFNKEERPKMSSLLMSSNYVGSMLAPLIIAPMIIQFGWRNVFHYIGIAGLVFALLYWFLVKPIRTVKGSAIEEMEKKAINKETFRTLLKMPLMWQIVAVWFGLSIVNKGLDSWMPTYLMTQRGLNLKSVGLLLPLPYVLAGIATAIGGWVMIRFFDGRERYLLIGSSILTAIFVYCMYTSNSIAALITYQCMAYFFKSFVLATCIALPTKMLPANLIGTSIGMVNLGGQSAGFISPLVIGFLVSAFSNYDYAFSFLIAAACFSVLVSLFIRTMKSSAYAQHA is encoded by the coding sequence ATGAAGGTAGCAACAGGAACAGGAGCATACAAATATGTAGTGCTGTCGCTGCTTTACCTGGGCTGGTGCGTGTCATATATCGACCGAGCCGCAATCACATTTGCGGCGACTTATATTGCCAGCGAATTTCAGCTCAAGCCTTCCGATCTGGGAATTTTGCTGAGCAGTTTCTTTCTTGGCTATTCTCTCTTGCAATTGCCCGGCGGCTGGCTTGCGGACCGTTTCGGATCGCGGCCGGTGATCGTCATCTCGATTCTGATGTGGTCGGTATTTACCGCCTTCACCGGCCTGGCATGGTCGATCTCCAGCTTGGTCGTCATCCGCTTCGTTTTCGGTCTTGGCGAAGGCGCGTTTCCGGCTGCCAGCGTTAAGGGCGTGGCAGAAACCTTCAATAAGGAAGAGCGTCCCAAGATGTCATCGCTGCTGATGTCATCCAACTACGTAGGCAGCATGCTGGCGCCGCTGATCATCGCGCCGATGATCATCCAATTCGGCTGGCGCAATGTGTTTCATTACATCGGCATCGCCGGCCTGGTGTTTGCGCTGCTGTATTGGTTTTTGGTGAAACCGATCAGAACAGTTAAGGGCAGTGCTATTGAAGAAATGGAAAAGAAGGCGATCAATAAAGAGACTTTTCGCACCTTATTGAAAATGCCTCTGATGTGGCAGATCGTGGCGGTCTGGTTCGGCCTGAGCATCGTCAACAAGGGATTGGACTCCTGGATGCCGACGTACCTGATGACACAGCGCGGCCTGAACCTGAAGTCGGTTGGCTTGCTACTGCCCTTGCCCTATGTGCTTGCCGGCATTGCCACGGCCATTGGCGGTTGGGTGATGATACGGTTTTTCGATGGACGCGAACGCTATCTGTTGATCGGTAGCTCAATACTGACGGCGATCTTCGTCTATTGCATGTATACCTCTAACAGTATCGCCGCGCTGATCACCTATCAGTGCATGGCGTACTTCTTTAAGTCCTTCGTGCTGGCAACTTGCATTGCGCTGCCGACCAAGATGTTGCCTGCGAACCTCATCGGCACCAGCATCGGAATGGTCAATCTGGGTGGCCAGTCAGCGGGCTTTATTTCTCCGTTAGTGATCGGTTTCCTGGTCAGTGCCTTCAGTAACTATGACTACGCGTTCAGCTTTCTGATTGCCGCAGCATGTTTCTCGGTACTTGTCAGTCTCTTCATCCGCACGATGAAATCCTCTGCCTACGCACAGCACGCGTGA